Genomic segment of Fimbriimonadia bacterium:
TGGATCATCGTCGGACTGGTGGTACTGCTACTCTTCACGCTCAACACTGCGACCTCGCTGACAACCGAACGATTGCCCGGTGTGGTGGTGGATGCGGAGCGCGAACTCGAACTGGCAGTGGCGACCGGCCGAGCAGACGCGCGGCAGTTCGCGCCGACAGCGAAGAAGCGAGTGCAGGAACTGCTGAAGACCAAGGGGCCTGGTCGTGATCACGCACTACGCGTCGCGGCAGTACTGCAGTGGGAGTACGGCTTCGGCGACCCGGCGGGAACCGTTCGGGGCCTCAGCCGGGATGCGAAAGACGAACGCGACCGTCGCCTAAACCGCATCTGGAAGGCCATTTATGGGGATCGGCGATTCCTTCCAGGCGACGTTGCCGAAGCCCCTGAGCTACTTCAGGACTTGAAGTATCCGACCGTGGCGAGTCTGACGGAGATCCATCTCTTGGAGAAGACGGGGCGTGAGCAGGAGGCCGGGCAACTGCGCAAGGGCCTCGAGAAGTCACCGTGGAGGTTGCTCCCGGCCGGGCTCATGTTGATCGCTTTGACTGGTCTGGCGGTCTTCGGCTTCGCACTGATGCTCCGCTATCTGGCCGAGGAGCCCCTGCGCTTGCGGTCGTACAACGGTCCGTGGGGGCTAGGTGCGGGTGACTCGATGGCCACGGCGTTCCTTTTCTATCTGTTTGCGGGTGTGGTGTTCTCGCTGCCTCTCGCTGCGTTGCCACAGGACACGGCCGGTAGCGGGCTTCTGCTCCTAAGCGTGGAAGCCGTCGCCGCGATTGCTGGGCTAGTTGCCTCGCTATGGTTTCTCGTTAAGCTTGCCCATCGCGTGGGGTTCTTCGTTCAGGACATCGGACTAAAGGGGAAACTCGACTTAGTGAGTCTTCGCATCGGCGTTCTCGGTGCATGTGCTTCGCTGGGAGCGCTCGCCATCGGCGCCTTGATCACGGTTCTGCTTTTTCCCGGCTCGATGCAAGACACGAATCCTATTGCAGAACTTGCGGCGAGCGGTGGCATCTGGGGTGCGATCTTGGCCTTGGTGCGTGGCGTAGTGATAGCACCCATCGCGGAGGAGATCTTCTTTCGCGGCGTGTTGTTCATGGGCTTGTGGCGGAGACTGGGGTCGTTCTGGTGGGCTGCCGTGTTGTCTTCACTCGCGTTTGCGGCAGTGCATCCCACTTTGCTGGGCGGCCTCTTACCGTTGATGGGCGTGGGCATCGTGGCGTGTGTGCTGCTGCGCGAGACCGGCAACCTGATCCCCTGTGTGGTGATGCACGCGGTTTACAACGGCCTCTTGCTCGTCCTTGCCGCCATGTACGGCATGGCGTAGTACCCCTCTTCAGACTCCCTCACGCTCGTCGGTCCCTTTCTATCCCTCCCGGCTATCCCCCGCCACGTACATGCACTCCCAAGAAGGCCACCACAAGAAGTTCTCAAAGAGTGACGCCGGCAGCACACGCAAAGTACCTATCTTCTCAGCAGGTAGCCTTCTGGGTGGGTGGTGTGGGTGTTGGCGATGGTAAGCAGATGAATCGGGCCGTCGTGGTCATACCAGACGGAGCGTTCGCGACCCCAATAGGCGTGGAACACGTTGGTGCCGTCGGGGTGTCGGCGCCAGCCGTCCTCTCCCCAGCCGGTGATCAGCGCGACGTACGCCGACGGGGGCAGTTTGATATCGTGTCGGAACACATACAGCCGGTCTCCACGTGTGCGCGGATCGGTGGAGTGAATGCCTAGGTCATCGGTGATAAGGTAGCCGAGGAGCGGTATACGTCGCACTCCTTGATTTTGTAGGAGCACGAACTCCTTTTCCGGCTGTGTGGACCTCTGAACCCCGACGATGCGGATCATAACTCGTGTTCGGCGGCGCGATATTTAGTGCTCGTACCCGCCGAGAAAAGAACGCGGGGAGCTCGACCTACAGAGCTCCCCGCAATTGCAGGGAGTGGCTACGAGCAGTCGTTGCGAGCCCCGTCCTCCCGCACGGGGTCTCGACGAAAATCTATTGTCAACGAGTCCTAACCGCAGCCATAACTCAGGCCGCAGTTCGTGCATCGGTAGCAGGCCGCGTTACGTACCATGATCATCCCGCAGTCGGGGCATGGGGGTGCGTCGGCCTGCGTCATGAAGACGCGCCGCTCCTGCTCGATAAGCGCCGAGCCCTTGTGTTCCGGATCGCGCTGCTTGCCAATCGCAGAGACTTCCTCCAGCGACGGGCTCGGGGTCGGCAGGTCGTTCGGCAAGAACCGAAGTGCCAGCCAGCGGAACAGGTAGTCCATGATGGACTTTGCGAACGGTATCTCCTTGTTCCCCGTGTATCCGCTCGGCTCGAAGCGTGTATGGCTGAACTTCTCGACCAGCGTCTTCAGTGGCACGCCGTATTGCAGTGCCAACGAGATGCTGGTAGCGAAGCAGTCCATCAGGCCGGAGATCACCGACCCTTCCTTGGACATGGTGATAAAGATCTCGCCGGGCGTTCCGTCCTCGAAGAGCCCAACGGTAATGTAGCCTTCGTGTCCACCCACGCTGAACTTGTGGGTCAGGCTTTGCCTTTCCGCTGGGAGCCTCCGCCTAACTGGTCGCGAGGCCTGACCTGCGGTTTCCCCCGGTTTGCCGGTGGACAGCGGCTGGGTGCGCTTGCAACCGTCTCGGTAGATGGCGAGTGCCTTTAGCCCCAGTCGCCAGCCTTCCATGTAGAGGTCTTGGATGTCCTCCACCGTAGCGTCGTTCGGGACGTTCACAGTCTTGGAGATCGCCCCGGACAGGAAGGGCTGTACGGCGGCCATCATCCGGATGTGCCCCATTGGCGCAATGGACCGAGTGCCGTTGAGAGGGCGGAACGCGCA
This window contains:
- a CDS encoding CPBP family intramembrane metalloprotease, with amino-acid sequence MVEECPASSPDPEFQLPEAPHESGNPVGWIIVGLVVLLLFTLNTATSLTTERLPGVVVDAERELELAVATGRADARQFAPTAKKRVQELLKTKGPGRDHALRVAAVLQWEYGFGDPAGTVRGLSRDAKDERDRRLNRIWKAIYGDRRFLPGDVAEAPELLQDLKYPTVASLTEIHLLEKTGREQEAGQLRKGLEKSPWRLLPAGLMLIALTGLAVFGFALMLRYLAEEPLRLRSYNGPWGLGAGDSMATAFLFYLFAGVVFSLPLAALPQDTAGSGLLLLSVEAVAAIAGLVASLWFLVKLAHRVGFFVQDIGLKGKLDLVSLRIGVLGACASLGALAIGALITVLLFPGSMQDTNPIAELAASGGIWGAILALVRGVVIAPIAEEIFFRGVLFMGLWRRLGSFWWAAVLSSLAFAAVHPTLLGGLLPLMGVGIVACVLLRETGNLIPCVVMHAVYNGLLLVLAAMYGMA